The proteins below are encoded in one region of Syntrophotalea carbinolica DSM 2380:
- the metE gene encoding 5-methyltetrahydropteroyltriglutamate--homocysteine S-methyltransferase produces MLTHTLGFPRMGAHRELKKNLESYWKGAIGQEKLMASGRELRLRHWRLQQQAGIDLVPVGDFSYYDHMLDMVAMLGAVPPRFGWQGESVDLDTYFYMARGSSGHRTTTAMEMTKWFDTNYHYIVPEFYPGQRFRLARNRLFEELAEACIEGIQAKPVLPGPMTFIALGKEMVAGFDRWSHLDAVVEVYEEIVSRVAAKCSWIQLDEPILATDVPGPIRLRVRDVYRRLAAVAGPCRLMVATYFGALQENLDLALSLPVDGLHVDLVRAPGQLEKVLPCLPENMVLSLGLIDGRNVWRSNLRQAISTAQDAVVARGSDRVMIAPSCSLLHVPVDLAGEAVLDPRIRSWLAFARQKCQEVNVVRLALDGEDVTEVLQANDTAMENRRKSALVHRDAVRRRMADISPDMYCRRSSFEERKKQQAWLRLPTLPTTTIGSFPQVAGVRSARRSFKQGRISEEQYRAEMQRYIREAIAQQEALGLDVLVHGEPERNDMVEYFGEQLAGFCFTENGWVQGYGSRCVKPPIIYGDVERLKPMTMEWTTYAQQQTNRPLKGMLTGPVTMLCWSFVRDDQPRSATCKQIALAIRDEVQDLEQAGIKIIQVDEAALREGLPLRKSAWREYLGWAVDAFRLTASGVADSTQIHTHMCYSEFNHIAEWIAKMDADVISIEASRSNMELLGVLESFTYPNDIGPGVYDIHSPRVPSVAEMVELLRKASEVIPLERLWVNPDCGLKTRAWPETLASLRNMVAAAQKLRFFARG; encoded by the coding sequence ATGCTGACACACACGCTCGGTTTTCCCCGTATGGGAGCGCATCGTGAACTGAAAAAAAATCTGGAATCTTACTGGAAGGGAGCCATCGGGCAGGAAAAACTCATGGCTTCCGGGCGGGAGCTTCGCTTACGGCATTGGCGTTTGCAACAGCAGGCGGGAATCGATCTTGTGCCGGTCGGAGATTTCTCTTATTACGACCATATGCTCGATATGGTCGCTATGCTCGGTGCGGTGCCGCCGCGTTTCGGATGGCAAGGCGAATCGGTAGATCTGGATACGTATTTTTATATGGCACGCGGGTCTTCGGGGCATCGTACAACGACCGCTATGGAGATGACCAAATGGTTTGATACCAATTATCACTATATTGTTCCGGAGTTTTACCCTGGACAACGCTTCCGGTTAGCCAGGAATCGTTTGTTTGAGGAGCTTGCCGAGGCCTGCATTGAAGGTATTCAGGCAAAACCGGTTTTGCCCGGTCCAATGACATTTATTGCACTGGGCAAGGAAATGGTGGCCGGTTTCGATCGTTGGAGTCACCTTGATGCGGTGGTTGAAGTCTACGAGGAGATCGTAAGCCGGGTTGCCGCCAAATGCTCCTGGATCCAATTGGACGAACCCATTCTGGCGACCGATGTGCCGGGACCCATTCGCTTGCGCGTGCGAGACGTTTATCGGAGGTTGGCGGCCGTTGCCGGTCCCTGCCGTTTGATGGTGGCCACGTACTTTGGCGCCCTGCAGGAAAATCTGGATCTGGCACTTTCCCTCCCGGTGGATGGGCTGCATGTCGATCTTGTGCGCGCCCCCGGACAACTCGAGAAGGTGTTGCCATGCCTTCCTGAAAACATGGTTCTTTCTTTGGGGCTGATTGACGGCCGCAACGTTTGGAGATCGAATCTCAGACAGGCCATAAGTACAGCGCAGGATGCGGTGGTGGCTCGCGGCTCTGACCGCGTAATGATTGCGCCCTCCTGCTCTTTACTTCATGTACCCGTTGATCTGGCGGGGGAGGCCGTCCTGGATCCCCGTATCCGATCATGGCTGGCATTTGCCAGACAAAAGTGCCAGGAAGTGAATGTTGTTCGGCTGGCCCTGGACGGAGAGGATGTGACAGAGGTTTTGCAGGCGAATGACACCGCCATGGAAAATCGTCGGAAGAGTGCCCTGGTGCATCGTGATGCGGTCCGGCGGCGGATGGCGGATATCTCTCCAGATATGTATTGTCGACGTTCATCTTTTGAAGAACGCAAAAAGCAACAGGCCTGGCTGCGGTTGCCGACGCTTCCGACCACCACCATCGGGTCTTTTCCGCAGGTCGCTGGCGTTCGTTCTGCGCGCCGAAGCTTTAAACAAGGTCGTATTAGCGAAGAGCAATACCGCGCTGAAATGCAACGTTACATTCGGGAAGCGATTGCCCAGCAGGAGGCGTTGGGGCTGGATGTGCTGGTACACGGAGAGCCCGAGCGCAACGATATGGTGGAGTATTTCGGCGAGCAGCTTGCGGGGTTCTGCTTCACCGAAAACGGATGGGTGCAGGGCTATGGCAGCCGTTGCGTTAAACCACCGATTATCTATGGCGATGTAGAACGTTTGAAGCCTATGACCATGGAGTGGACAACCTATGCCCAGCAGCAGACCAACCGACCTTTAAAAGGCATGCTTACCGGTCCGGTGACCATGCTTTGCTGGAGCTTCGTCCGAGACGATCAACCCCGCAGCGCGACCTGTAAGCAGATCGCTTTGGCGATACGGGACGAGGTTCAGGATCTGGAGCAGGCGGGTATAAAGATTATCCAGGTCGATGAGGCGGCCCTGCGTGAAGGGCTGCCCCTGCGTAAAAGCGCCTGGCGGGAATATCTGGGCTGGGCAGTGGATGCCTTCCGTCTGACGGCTTCAGGGGTGGCCGATTCCACGCAGATTCATACGCATATGTGCTATAGCGAATTCAACCACATTGCGGAATGGATCGCCAAGATGGATGCCGATGTGATCAGTATCGAGGCAAGCCGCAGTAACATGGAGCTTCTGGGGGTTTTAGAGTCGTTCACCTATCCGAACGATATCGGTCCCGGAGTCTATGATATTCATAGTCCCAGGGTGCCTTCGGTTGCGGAAATGGTTGAGTTGCTGCGCAAGGCGTCGGAGGTCATCCCCCTTGAGCGTCTGTGGGTAAACCCCGATTGCGGCCTGAAAACCCGGGCCTGGCCGGAAACCCTGGCGTCGTTGCGAAACATGGTGGCGGCTGCGCAAAAGTTGCGGTTTTTTGCCCGGGGATAA
- a CDS encoding ammonium transporter encodes MEATVNGLLNGSNVLFLMLGAVMVFAMHAGFAFLEVGTVTTKSQVNAFSKILTDWAVSTVIYFLIGYPLAYGTHFLHPAGALLGNSQGFELVRFFFLLCFAACIPAIISGGIAERARFYPQVLAGALFVGLTYPLFESLIWGQHSQWLQSMFERLGGAQFHDFAGSVVVHSMGGWLALPAVLFLGARQGRYVHGRSQAIPVSNIPFLALGSWILAVGWFGFNVMSAQQVTGISGLVAVNSLMALVGGVLFALVAGRNDPGFLHNGALAGLIAICAGSDIVHPLAAFFMGGFGSLIFVYGFKWEQEKLKIDDVLGVWPLHGVIGTWGGIAAGIFGQPLFGGMGGVTFISQLGGSLLAVAYALLNGFVIYGIIRKVFGMRLTAEQEFSGPDLAIHSINAYPEERVK; translated from the coding sequence ATGGAAGCAACAGTCAACGGGCTGCTGAACGGCAGCAATGTACTTTTTCTTATGCTCGGGGCAGTCATGGTGTTTGCCATGCATGCCGGCTTTGCCTTTCTGGAAGTCGGAACCGTCACCACCAAAAGCCAGGTTAACGCTTTTTCCAAAATCCTCACCGACTGGGCCGTCTCTACGGTCATCTACTTCCTGATCGGCTACCCCCTTGCCTACGGCACCCATTTCCTGCACCCGGCCGGAGCCCTGCTCGGCAATTCCCAGGGATTCGAGCTGGTTCGGTTTTTCTTCCTGCTTTGTTTCGCCGCCTGCATTCCCGCTATCATTTCCGGAGGCATCGCCGAACGCGCGCGCTTCTATCCCCAGGTACTGGCCGGAGCACTCTTTGTCGGCCTCACCTACCCGCTGTTCGAGTCTCTGATCTGGGGCCAACACAGCCAATGGCTGCAATCCATGTTCGAGCGCCTGGGCGGAGCCCAGTTTCACGATTTTGCCGGCAGCGTGGTGGTGCATTCCATGGGCGGCTGGCTGGCCTTGCCGGCGGTATTGTTTCTCGGTGCCCGTCAGGGACGCTACGTGCATGGCCGCAGCCAGGCGATTCCCGTCAGCAACATTCCGTTTCTGGCCCTGGGCAGCTGGATTCTTGCTGTCGGCTGGTTCGGCTTCAACGTTATGAGCGCCCAGCAGGTTACTGGTATATCCGGCCTGGTGGCGGTTAACTCCCTCATGGCGCTGGTCGGCGGCGTGCTGTTTGCCCTGGTAGCCGGACGCAACGACCCCGGCTTTTTGCACAACGGTGCACTGGCCGGCCTCATCGCCATTTGTGCCGGCTCCGACATCGTGCATCCGCTGGCCGCGTTTTTCATGGGCGGCTTCGGTTCCTTGATCTTCGTTTACGGGTTCAAGTGGGAACAGGAAAAACTCAAGATCGACGACGTGCTCGGCGTATGGCCCTTGCACGGCGTCATCGGCACCTGGGGCGGTATCGCCGCCGGTATTTTCGGCCAGCCCCTGTTTGGCGGCATGGGCGGCGTCACCTTCATCTCCCAGCTTGGCGGCAGCCTGCTGGCGGTAGCCTACGCCCTGCTTAACGGCTTTGTCATCTATGGCATTATCCGCAAAGTTTTCGGTATGCGCCTCACGGCGGAACAGGAATTTTCCGGACCTGACCTTGCTATCCATAGCATCAACGCCTACCCCGAGGAACGCGTCAAATAA
- a CDS encoding succinate dehydrogenase/fumarate reductase iron-sulfur subunit: MDLTLHVWRQKGPNDKGKLNTYKATDISPDMSFLEMLDVVNEGLIHQGIEPIAFDHDCREGICGTCSQVINGDPHGPQAKTTVCQLHMRQFKDGDEIYIEPWRSRAFPVIRDLVVDRGAMDRLVQAGGYVSVSTGGVPDANAILIPKDDAETAMDAAECIGCGACVAACPNGSAMLFVAAKVGQLAKLPQGRTEAASRVCTMTDAMLKEGFGNCSNHYDCEAACPKGISVKFIAQLNREYLMALPKAGKTKA, encoded by the coding sequence ATGGACCTGACACTGCACGTCTGGCGGCAGAAAGGCCCCAACGACAAAGGTAAACTCAACACCTACAAGGCCACTGACATCAGCCCCGACATGTCTTTTCTGGAGATGCTGGATGTCGTCAACGAGGGCCTGATCCACCAGGGCATCGAACCTATTGCCTTCGACCACGATTGCCGCGAGGGCATCTGCGGCACCTGTTCGCAGGTCATCAACGGCGATCCCCATGGTCCTCAGGCAAAAACCACCGTGTGCCAATTGCACATGCGCCAGTTCAAAGATGGCGACGAAATCTATATAGAACCCTGGCGCTCCCGCGCATTTCCGGTGATCCGCGACCTCGTCGTTGACCGGGGCGCCATGGATCGCCTGGTTCAGGCCGGCGGCTATGTGTCGGTAAGTACCGGTGGTGTTCCCGACGCCAACGCCATCCTGATCCCCAAGGACGACGCCGAAACCGCCATGGATGCGGCCGAATGCATCGGCTGCGGTGCCTGCGTTGCCGCGTGCCCCAACGGTTCCGCCATGCTGTTCGTGGCCGCCAAGGTCGGACAACTGGCCAAGCTTCCCCAAGGTCGCACCGAAGCAGCCAGCCGGGTCTGCACCATGACCGACGCCATGCTCAAAGAAGGCTTCGGCAACTGCAGCAACCACTACGACTGCGAAGCCGCCTGTCCCAAAGGTATCAGCGTCAAATTTATCGCCCAACTCAACCGCGAATACCTCATGGCACTGCCCAAGGCCGGCAAAACAAAAGCCTGA
- a CDS encoding fumarate reductase/succinate dehydrogenase flavoprotein subunit → MILDGKCPTGSLADKWDKHRQDLKLVNPANKRKFKIIVVGTGLAGASAAATLGELGYKVEAFCYQDSPRRAHSIAAQGGINAAKNYPNDGDSIYRLFFDTIKGGDFRAREANVYRLAQISNAIIDQCVAQGVPFARDYAGYLENRSFGGAQVSRTFFARGQTGQQLLLGAYQALSRQIAAGTVTPFPRTEMLDLVLVDGHAKGITVRDLTTGEIRCHAADAVILATGGYVNVFNLSTNAMGSSVTAAWRAHRKGAFFANPCFTQIHPTCIPVTGDHQSKLTLMSESLRNDGRIWVPKKAGDKRRPQDIPENERDYYLERKYPSFGNLAPRDIASRAAKEVCDAGFGVGAGGRGVYLDFGDSIVRLGEDAIRTRYGNLFEMYQRITDENAYKQPMRIYPAPHYSMGGLWVDYNLQSNIDGLFVLGEANFSDHGANRLGASALMQGLADGYFIIPYTIADYLARTSPGQVDNTHEAFRQSREQVDEQAGRLLAINGRKTVSEFHRELGHIMWENVGMARSASSLTEALDRIPALRNEFWENVKIPGTGQQFNQELEKAGRVADFLEFGELLARDALQREESCGGHFRTEHQTADGEALRNDADYAHVAAWQHKGADQTPELHKEPLTFENVELAVRSYK, encoded by the coding sequence GTGATACTCGACGGCAAATGCCCAACCGGATCGCTGGCGGACAAGTGGGACAAACATCGCCAGGACCTCAAACTGGTCAATCCGGCCAATAAAAGAAAATTCAAGATCATCGTCGTCGGCACCGGCCTGGCCGGTGCCTCCGCCGCAGCAACCCTTGGCGAACTCGGATATAAGGTAGAAGCGTTCTGCTATCAGGACAGTCCGCGCCGAGCCCACTCCATTGCAGCTCAGGGCGGGATCAACGCTGCCAAAAATTATCCGAATGACGGCGACAGTATCTATCGCCTCTTCTTCGACACCATCAAGGGTGGCGATTTCCGGGCCCGCGAAGCCAATGTCTACCGGCTGGCACAGATCAGCAACGCCATCATCGACCAGTGCGTTGCCCAGGGGGTACCTTTTGCCCGCGACTACGCCGGTTACCTGGAAAACCGCTCATTTGGCGGCGCGCAGGTTTCCCGTACCTTCTTCGCGCGCGGCCAGACCGGACAACAGCTCCTGCTGGGAGCCTATCAAGCCCTGTCCCGCCAGATAGCGGCAGGCACGGTAACGCCGTTCCCCCGCACCGAAATGCTCGATCTGGTACTGGTGGACGGCCATGCCAAGGGCATCACGGTACGCGACCTCACCACCGGCGAGATCCGCTGCCATGCAGCCGATGCCGTTATCCTGGCAACCGGCGGCTACGTCAACGTCTTCAACCTGTCGACCAACGCCATGGGCAGCAGCGTCACCGCAGCCTGGCGCGCCCACAGAAAAGGCGCATTCTTTGCCAATCCCTGCTTCACCCAGATCCATCCGACCTGCATTCCGGTCACCGGGGATCACCAATCCAAATTGACCCTGATGTCCGAATCGCTGCGTAACGACGGCCGCATCTGGGTCCCGAAAAAGGCTGGGGACAAGCGGCGTCCGCAGGACATCCCCGAGAATGAGCGCGACTACTATCTGGAACGCAAGTACCCCAGTTTCGGCAACCTGGCGCCGCGCGACATCGCTTCCCGCGCTGCCAAGGAAGTCTGCGATGCCGGCTTTGGCGTCGGGGCCGGCGGCCGGGGCGTGTATCTCGACTTCGGCGATTCCATCGTGCGCCTCGGCGAGGATGCCATTCGCACCCGCTACGGCAACCTGTTCGAAATGTATCAGCGCATCACCGATGAAAACGCCTACAAGCAACCGATGCGGATCTACCCGGCGCCTCATTACAGTATGGGCGGCCTGTGGGTCGACTACAATCTGCAGAGCAACATCGATGGATTGTTCGTCCTCGGCGAAGCCAACTTCTCCGATCACGGCGCCAACCGCCTGGGTGCCAGCGCCCTGATGCAGGGTCTGGCCGACGGTTACTTCATTATCCCCTACACCATCGCCGACTACCTGGCCCGCACCTCGCCGGGACAGGTCGACAACACCCATGAGGCGTTTCGCCAGTCCCGCGAGCAGGTGGATGAGCAGGCCGGACGCCTGCTGGCCATCAACGGCCGCAAAACCGTCAGCGAATTCCACCGCGAACTCGGTCACATCATGTGGGAAAATGTCGGCATGGCACGTAGCGCCTCCAGCCTCACCGAAGCGCTCGACCGCATTCCCGCGCTGCGCAACGAGTTCTGGGAAAACGTCAAGATCCCCGGCACCGGTCAGCAGTTCAATCAGGAACTCGAAAAGGCCGGCCGCGTCGCTGATTTCCTTGAATTCGGCGAATTGCTGGCCCGTGATGCGTTGCAGCGCGAGGAGTCTTGCGGCGGACATTTCCGCACAGAACATCAGACCGCGGACGGCGAGGCACTGCGTAACGATGCCGACTATGCCCACGTGGCTGCCTGGCAGCACAAAGGTGCCGACCAGACTCCCGAACTGCACAAGGAACCGCTGACTTTCGAAAATGTTGAACTGGCTGTAAGGAGCTACAAATAA
- a CDS encoding succinate dehydrogenase cytochrome b subunit has product MPLKNLIRSAVGRKLFMAVTGFVLFGFVVAHLLGNLSIYFGADGINAYAKHLHQLEPLLWIFRLGLAGAFILHVLFGITLTLENRRARPVAYKRKKHPRSSLAGRTMIYSGLLLAAFIGFHLAHFTFRSIGPPVQFLDGELLNVFQMIVDSFQQVGFALAYIVAMTVLFFHLSHGFASLFQSAGMNNDVAIPWLDRLSRAAAIVLAAGFVSIPVLIFFDLVIK; this is encoded by the coding sequence ATGCCTTTGAAAAACCTGATTCGTAGCGCCGTAGGGCGCAAACTCTTTATGGCTGTCACGGGCTTTGTCCTGTTCGGCTTCGTTGTCGCGCACCTGCTCGGCAACCTTTCCATCTATTTTGGCGCCGACGGCATCAATGCGTATGCCAAACATCTGCACCAACTCGAACCGCTGCTATGGATCTTCCGTCTGGGCCTGGCCGGAGCCTTTATTCTGCATGTTCTGTTCGGCATTACCCTGACCCTGGAAAACCGCCGCGCACGCCCGGTGGCCTATAAACGCAAAAAGCACCCCCGCAGCAGCCTTGCCGGGCGAACCATGATTTACAGCGGACTGCTGCTGGCCGCTTTTATCGGCTTCCATCTTGCGCACTTCACCTTTCGCAGCATAGGGCCTCCGGTGCAGTTCCTCGACGGCGAGCTGCTGAACGTTTTCCAGATGATTGTAGACAGCTTCCAACAGGTGGGCTTCGCCCTGGCTTACATCGTTGCCATGACGGTGTTGTTTTTTCATCTCAGCCATGGTTTTGCCAGCCTGTTTCAAAGCGCGGGGATGAACAACGATGTTGCTATCCCCTGGCTGGATCGTCTGAGCCGCGCCGCGGCGATCGTGCTGGCAGCCGGATTCGTTTCCATACCGGTTCTGATTTTTTTCGACCTTGTAATAAAGTAG
- a CDS encoding MlaE family ABC transporter permease yields MMWLVQAVGRFFQKLGAEFIFYLEQAGRMGIFLAACLFSVVRPPYKFGPILRQIHFIGSRSSFVILFTGSFTGMVLALQGYYTLRKFGSEGLLGAAVALSLIRELGPVIAALMVVGRAGSAICAEVGIMRNSEQIDALECMAIDPYKYLMAPKFVAGILSMPLLTAIFDMAGIVGGYLVGVAMLGVNKGAYFQQMYSSVVWNDVEMGLVKSLIFGLLIIWIGAAKGYYLHLERSGGFGAEGVSRVTTDAVVLSSVAILVWDYLLSAIML; encoded by the coding sequence ATGATGTGGTTAGTCCAAGCTGTAGGGCGATTTTTTCAAAAGCTGGGCGCAGAATTTATCTTTTACCTTGAGCAGGCCGGACGCATGGGGATTTTTCTGGCGGCTTGTTTGTTCAGTGTTGTGAGACCGCCGTATAAGTTTGGGCCTATCCTTCGCCAGATTCATTTCATCGGTTCCCGATCCAGCTTCGTCATTCTTTTTACAGGTTCTTTTACAGGCATGGTGCTGGCTTTGCAGGGTTATTACACCCTGCGCAAGTTCGGTTCGGAGGGGCTGCTGGGGGCGGCTGTGGCGTTGAGTCTGATTCGCGAACTCGGTCCCGTGATCGCCGCCCTTATGGTGGTCGGCAGGGCCGGCTCGGCTATATGCGCCGAGGTCGGGATCATGCGCAACTCGGAGCAGATTGATGCTCTGGAGTGCATGGCCATCGATCCCTATAAATACCTGATGGCTCCCAAATTCGTTGCCGGTATCCTTTCCATGCCGTTACTTACGGCTATTTTCGATATGGCGGGTATTGTCGGTGGGTACCTCGTCGGCGTTGCCATGCTGGGGGTCAACAAAGGCGCCTATTTTCAGCAGATGTATTCCAGTGTCGTTTGGAATGATGTCGAGATGGGGTTGGTCAAATCCCTGATATTCGGATTGCTGATTATCTGGATCGGCGCAGCCAAAGGGTACTATCTGCACCTTGAGCGTTCCGGCGGTTTCGGGGCCGAAGGGGTGAGCCGCGTCACCACCGATGCGGTTGTACTTTCGTCCGTGGCCATTCTGGTATGGGATTACTTACTCAGCGCCATCATGTTGTAA
- a CDS encoding ABC transporter ATP-binding protein, producing MSQENTKIAIEMIDVERSFGRQQVLKKVNLVVREGTTTVIVGPSGQGKSVILKHMLGLMKPDSGQVMVYGQDLSRMNKRQMKEVRKDFGVLFQNVALFDSMTVFDNVALPLRERTDASEAEIRDNVEEKLRLMDLADMGGKFPAQLSGGMKKRVGLARALVMKPRIVFFDEPTTGLDVSKSNEIYRLFHKTQEKLKYSAVIVSHDVPKIFKLADYVALIHDGRILGNMSPEQFQLSDNPIIRDFVEETMGPIYSSEREERFFYEKV from the coding sequence ATGAGTCAGGAAAATACAAAAATCGCCATAGAAATGATCGATGTCGAGCGTTCCTTCGGTCGACAGCAGGTTCTCAAAAAAGTCAACCTGGTGGTGCGGGAAGGAACAACGACGGTCATCGTGGGACCCAGCGGGCAGGGCAAGAGCGTCATTCTCAAGCATATGCTGGGGCTTATGAAACCCGATAGCGGGCAGGTTATGGTGTATGGGCAGGACCTGTCGCGAATGAACAAACGGCAAATGAAAGAAGTGCGCAAAGACTTCGGCGTATTATTTCAGAATGTTGCGCTGTTCGATTCCATGACCGTGTTCGACAATGTGGCTTTGCCGCTACGCGAACGGACCGACGCCAGTGAAGCGGAAATTCGCGATAATGTCGAAGAAAAACTACGGCTTATGGATCTTGCGGATATGGGCGGCAAGTTTCCGGCTCAACTCAGCGGCGGTATGAAGAAGCGTGTCGGACTGGCGAGGGCGCTGGTTATGAAGCCGCGGATCGTCTTTTTCGATGAACCGACCACCGGTCTGGATGTCAGCAAGAGTAACGAAATCTACAGACTGTTTCACAAAACACAGGAAAAACTCAAATATTCGGCTGTTATTGTCAGTCATGATGTGCCTAAAATATTCAAATTGGCCGACTACGTGGCTCTCATCCACGATGGACGGATTCTCGGCAACATGTCCCCCGAGCAGTTTCAGCTCTCGGATAATCCGATAATTCGGGATTTTGTCGAGGAGACCATGGGGCCGATTTATTCCAGCGAGAGGGAGGAACGGTTTTTCTATGAAAAGGTTTAA
- the mlaD gene encoding outer membrane lipid asymmetry maintenance protein MlaD — translation MKRFNVEMAVGIFLVAGFICFAYLSVKLGDVDWFGDKTYAISARFGSVSGLKEGAVVELAGVKIGTVSRITLDPEKYEAVLGMDIDAKVQLQEDSIASIRTSGIIGDKYVEVSPGGMEDYIQPGGEIYETESAVNIEKLVSKYIFEKK, via the coding sequence ATGAAAAGGTTTAACGTTGAGATGGCTGTCGGAATCTTTCTGGTAGCCGGCTTCATCTGTTTCGCCTATCTTTCCGTAAAGCTTGGCGATGTCGATTGGTTCGGTGATAAGACCTATGCCATAAGTGCCCGGTTCGGCTCGGTTTCCGGCCTCAAGGAAGGGGCCGTGGTCGAGTTGGCCGGTGTCAAGATCGGGACCGTCTCGCGGATCACCCTCGATCCCGAAAAATACGAGGCGGTGTTGGGTATGGATATCGATGCCAAGGTGCAGTTGCAGGAGGACAGTATCGCTTCCATCCGCACCTCCGGTATTATCGGCGATAAGTATGTCGAGGTGTCACCCGGCGGTATGGAGGATTATATCCAGCCCGGCGGTGAAATCTATGAGACCGAGTCTGCGGTCAATATCGAAAAACTGGTAAGTAAGTATATTTTCGAGAAAAAATAA
- a CDS encoding MlaA family lipoprotein, with the protein MRHVMMFLLLAAIAGLFSSGCVSAVNQTSAASPAIVEEPSTVPSAEETASVVATEDAVREPQVDASAEDFNGDDDFTDDEDFTNGDVETIHISDPIEPLNRGMFWVNDKLYFYLFKPIARGYRVVPEPARESVSNFFSNLGTPVRFANSLLQLKFEDAGTELGRLIINSTLGLAGLFDPAKSWFDLDKKEEDFGQTLGSYGVGSGFYIVWPILGPSNARDTVGMVGDFFMDPLHYVEMKPLERVGLTAVDKETALSLDKDTYESVKQEALDPYLYVRNAYEQYRDGKIDK; encoded by the coding sequence ATGCGACATGTAATGATGTTTTTGCTATTGGCTGCAATTGCGGGGCTATTTTCATCCGGTTGTGTTTCGGCAGTCAACCAGACCTCCGCTGCTTCCCCTGCCATCGTTGAAGAACCTTCCACTGTTCCGTCTGCGGAAGAGACGGCTTCGGTAGTTGCAACGGAGGACGCTGTCCGGGAACCTCAGGTTGATGCTTCGGCGGAAGACTTCAATGGCGATGACGATTTTACCGACGACGAGGATTTTACCAACGGTGATGTCGAAACCATCCATATCAGTGATCCTATCGAGCCACTTAACCGTGGTATGTTCTGGGTTAATGACAAACTCTATTTCTATCTGTTTAAGCCTATAGCTCGGGGCTATCGGGTGGTTCCCGAACCGGCTCGCGAATCGGTGTCCAATTTCTTCTCCAATCTCGGAACCCCGGTGCGCTTCGCCAATTCGCTGTTGCAACTCAAATTCGAGGATGCCGGCACAGAATTGGGGCGTCTGATTATCAATTCGACTTTGGGGCTCGCCGGGCTTTTCGATCCGGCCAAGTCCTGGTTCGATCTCGATAAGAAGGAAGAAGATTTCGGTCAGACCCTTGGTAGTTACGGCGTCGGTTCGGGGTTTTATATCGTATGGCCGATTCTCGGGCCCTCGAACGCTCGGGATACGGTAGGTATGGTCGGCGATTTTTTCATGGATCCTCTGCACTATGTCGAAATGAAACCCCTTGAGCGCGTCGGGTTGACCGCCGTGGATAAGGAAACCGCCCTTTCGCTGGATAAGGACACCTACGAAAGTGTAAAACAGGAAGCCCTTGATCCCTATCTGTACGTCCGGAATGCCTATGAGCAATATCGGGACGGCAAAATCGATAAATAA
- a CDS encoding MlaC/ttg2D family ABC transporter substrate-binding protein gives MKIRYFLLCILMLAVFGWMTPAMAVPGPTEQLRVTLDKIIEVLRNKELPQDAILDQVETLVRSKFDFNAMSQRTLGVNWRNATPEQRRRFVDLFSQLLEDTYRSRIRNYTYQDEHVEYVGEEVRGTRGQVDTLVVANKEIPVSYRVRLKGDQWLVYDVIVEEVSLVSNYRSSYNEIIRQEGFDGLLVRLEDKIRELEAAQSADSEPGGKAGA, from the coding sequence ATGAAAATCAGGTATTTTCTGCTCTGTATTCTGATGCTTGCAGTATTCGGCTGGATGACCCCGGCGATGGCCGTGCCCGGTCCTACGGAACAGCTCCGGGTCACCCTGGATAAGATCATTGAAGTGTTACGCAATAAAGAACTGCCCCAGGACGCCATTCTGGATCAGGTTGAAACTCTGGTGCGCTCCAAGTTCGATTTCAATGCCATGTCTCAGCGAACCCTGGGCGTCAACTGGAGAAACGCCACTCCGGAGCAAAGACGGCGTTTCGTTGACCTGTTCTCCCAGCTGTTGGAGGATACGTATCGTAGCCGGATTCGTAACTACACCTATCAGGACGAGCACGTGGAATATGTCGGCGAAGAGGTTCGGGGAACCCGTGGTCAGGTCGATACCCTGGTGGTTGCCAACAAGGAGATCCCGGTAAGTTATCGGGTGCGACTTAAAGGGGACCAGTGGCTGGTGTACGATGTGATTGTGGAAGAAGTCAGTCTGGTGAGCAATTACCGCAGCAGTTACAACGAAATTATTCGTCAGGAAGGTTTTGACGGATTGCTCGTGCGCCTGGAAGACAAGATCCGCGAATTGGAAGCCGCCCAAAGTGCCGATTCAGAGCCAGGTGGCAAGGCTGGAGCGTGA